The Faecalibacterium prausnitzii genome includes a window with the following:
- a CDS encoding PTS sugar transporter subunit IIA — MLKIFLSSHGRFASGIRSSCEILLGAQQNLTVFDAYVDNDTVQEHLDDFYKTVSAEDQVLLCSDLYGGSVNQSMYPYLQKPNTRLVSGVNMTFMMNVLCEEELSDERLEEILEESRSYLRRVNLETNETEDESFF, encoded by the coding sequence ATGTTAAAGATTTTTCTGTCCTCTCATGGCCGCTTTGCCAGCGGCATCAGGAGTTCCTGCGAGATCCTTCTGGGAGCGCAACAAAATCTGACGGTTTTTGATGCCTATGTAGACAACGATACCGTGCAGGAGCATCTGGATGATTTCTACAAAACCGTTTCTGCTGAGGATCAAGTCCTGCTTTGCAGCGATCTGTATGGAGGCAGCGTCAATCAGTCAATGTATCCATATCTCCAGAAGCCGAACACGCGTCTGGTCAGCGGCGTCAACATGACATTCATGATGAACGTCTTGTGTGAGGAAGAATTGTCCGATGAGCGACTGGAGGAGATTCTGGAGGAAAGCCGCAGCTATCTGCGCAGGGTAAATCTGGAAACCAATGAGACAGAGGATGAATCCTTCTTCTAA
- a CDS encoding MATE family efflux transporter, whose translation MEKKTLLVKEPGFYRLMLMLALPVIIQNMITVGVNIMDTVMLGSFGEIQLSGSSLANDFINLFQIACMGVGGGASVLSAQFYGKGDYNNVKKTVAIMLRVILSVAVVCMVISLFFPEELLRIYTADTAVIEKGAIYLRYSTASFVMMAITMTLTLILRSIHDVKIPLYTSIGSFFVNIFFNWVFIFGHFGVPQMQIAGAAIGTVLARLFELIVIGGHFFFQEKQLRFRIRDLWMPVGDLLGTYCKYCIPVLCSDMLLGIGNSMVSVIIGHIGTSFVAANSIVAMIQRLCTVMTQGIGQAAAVITGNNVGSGKLDKAYRESTTMIILTVLFSLGTSLILMIIGPFVVNAYNLSVETHDIAMQLLDAISFIIVFQALQSVLTKGILRGGGDTRFCMMIDATFLWLISIPLGWLTGVVLKLPAFVVYVCMKLDWIIKVFVCLFRFKSKKCFRIVSDSTEERNADSC comes from the coding sequence ATGGAAAAAAAGACACTATTGGTAAAGGAACCAGGCTTTTACAGGCTGATGCTGATGCTTGCACTTCCTGTGATCATCCAGAATATGATCACGGTGGGCGTGAACATTATGGACACTGTGATGCTGGGCAGCTTTGGTGAGATACAGCTTTCCGGTTCTTCGCTGGCAAATGATTTTATCAACCTGTTCCAGATCGCCTGTATGGGCGTCGGTGGCGGTGCATCCGTTCTCAGTGCGCAGTTTTATGGCAAAGGCGACTACAACAATGTGAAAAAGACGGTTGCGATCATGCTGCGTGTAATTCTCTCTGTGGCCGTCGTCTGCATGGTGATCTCGTTGTTTTTCCCGGAGGAGCTTCTCCGGATCTATACAGCCGACACTGCTGTGATCGAAAAGGGTGCAATTTATCTCCGGTACAGCACAGCTTCTTTTGTAATGATGGCCATCACAATGACCCTGACCTTGATTCTGCGGTCTATTCATGATGTAAAGATCCCGCTCTACACATCGATTGGCAGTTTCTTCGTCAACATCTTTTTTAACTGGGTCTTTATTTTTGGTCACTTTGGTGTGCCACAGATGCAGATTGCCGGTGCCGCAATCGGAACCGTTCTTGCCCGTCTGTTTGAGCTGATCGTGATCGGCGGACACTTCTTCTTCCAGGAAAAGCAGTTGCGCTTCCGCATCCGGGATCTTTGGATGCCGGTCGGAGATCTGCTGGGTACATACTGCAAATACTGCATTCCGGTTCTGTGCTCTGACATGCTTCTGGGTATCGGCAACAGCATGGTCTCGGTCATCATCGGCCACATCGGAACATCGTTTGTAGCGGCCAATTCCATCGTTGCCATGATCCAGCGCCTTTGCACAGTCATGACACAAGGCATCGGACAGGCCGCGGCCGTGATCACCGGAAACAATGTGGGAAGCGGCAAATTGGACAAGGCTTACCGGGAAAGCACAACCATGATCATCTTGACCGTGTTGTTTAGCCTGGGAACCAGCCTCATTTTAATGATCATCGGGCCGTTTGTGGTCAATGCCTACAACCTTTCCGTTGAAACACATGACATTGCCATGCAGCTCCTGGACGCGATCAGCTTTATCATTGTATTTCAGGCACTGCAGTCCGTGCTGACAAAGGGTATCCTGCGGGGCGGTGGAGACACACGGTTCTGCATGATGATTGATGCCACATTTCTTTGGCTGATTTCCATTCCACTTGGATGGCTCACCGGTGTTGTCTTGAAGTTGCCGGCATTTGTCGTATATGTCTGCATGAAACTGGACTGGATCATCAAGGTTTTTGTGTGTCTGTTCCGTTTCAAAAGTAAAAAATGCTTTCGGATCGTCTCCGACAGTACGGAAGAAAGGAATGCCGATTCATGTTAA
- a CDS encoding ChbG/HpnK family deacetylase, with the protein MKLIVRGADYAMTDSITDGCLRAARCGILTDVGLMTNNAAQARYAVNELKKYPHVSVGQDLNLVSGLPASDPKDIPALVDENGIFISSTRRKLENLYEIPYDQIYREMKQQVENFIEIVGRKPCYFAGHSLSTPEVEQAMVDIAEEYGVLLNCFGLKDLPVGTRWYYKNMKVDPNDRKPSYGLAEQGATDVIGHILSGGCEFDFNAPYAMLATHCGYCDGELQNMSTFSVIRGRELEALCSPKIKEWVKANGIELISFDQYLAEHAK; encoded by the coding sequence ATGAAACTGATTGTACGAGGCGCCGATTATGCCATGACCGACAGCATCACCGACGGCTGCCTGCGCGCAGCCCGCTGCGGGATTCTGACTGATGTGGGCCTGATGACAAACAATGCTGCACAGGCCCGCTATGCGGTGAACGAGTTGAAAAAGTATCCGCATGTTTCGGTTGGTCAGGACCTGAATCTTGTGTCCGGGCTGCCCGCCAGCGACCCGAAGGACATCCCTGCACTGGTGGATGAAAACGGCATTTTTATTTCTTCGACCCGCCGCAAACTGGAAAATCTGTATGAGATTCCTTACGACCAGATCTACCGTGAAATGAAACAGCAGGTCGAAAATTTCATCGAAATTGTGGGCCGCAAGCCGTGCTACTTTGCAGGGCATTCGCTTTCCACACCGGAAGTCGAGCAGGCCATGGTGGATATTGCAGAGGAATATGGCGTACTGCTGAACTGCTTTGGTCTGAAGGATCTGCCGGTCGGCACACGCTGGTACTATAAAAACATGAAGGTCGACCCGAATGACCGCAAGCCATCTTACGGTCTGGCTGAACAGGGTGCAACGGATGTCATCGGGCATATTCTTTCTGGCGGCTGTGAGTTCGACTTCAATGCACCGTATGCGATGCTTGCAACCCACTGCGGTTACTGCGATGGTGAATTGCAAAATATGTCGACTTTTTCCGTCATCCGCGGCAGAGAACTCGAAGCGCTCTGCTCGCCGAAGATCAAGGAATGGGTCAAGGCAAACGGCATTGAGCTGATCAGCTTTGATCAGTATCTGGCAGAGCACGCGAAATAA
- a CDS encoding ChbG/HpnK family deacetylase translates to MKLLTQSDDYGFTRGVTCGILDAIENGVVRNTGLFVNMPESEHAASFIQDYPQVCFGIDFNIVSGDPVSDPELLPDLVDQDGHFIRSTVKMADPRFGKEELWPYEQVLTELRAQLKHFVRLAGQPPEYLHGHSISRSSPAYIRAIRTLSEESGVPYSADCHKKVNMYWAANGYNTKPFTVEKQLETDALAYVREHLDEAMGHEYVLLGGHVGFVDADLFRYTTYSVIRCKDHEVFTSDFVKNWILRNNVELITYRDLK, encoded by the coding sequence ATGAAACTGCTGACGCAATCGGACGACTACGGATTTACCCGTGGTGTGACCTGTGGCATTCTGGATGCAATTGAAAACGGTGTCGTCCGGAATACCGGGTTGTTTGTAAATATGCCGGAAAGCGAGCACGCCGCATCCTTTATCCAAGATTATCCGCAGGTGTGCTTTGGCATCGACTTCAATATTGTCTCCGGAGATCCGGTCTCTGACCCGGAACTGCTCCCGGACCTGGTGGATCAGGACGGACATTTTATCCGTTCCACCGTCAAAATGGCAGATCCGCGCTTTGGTAAGGAAGAGTTGTGGCCCTACGAACAGGTGCTGACCGAACTGCGGGCACAGCTGAAGCACTTTGTCCGTCTTGCAGGGCAGCCGCCGGAATATCTGCACGGACACTCCATCAGCCGCAGCAGCCCGGCCTATATCCGGGCGATCCGGACCCTGTCGGAAGAAAGCGGCGTTCCGTACAGCGCAGACTGCCACAAAAAGGTGAATATGTACTGGGCTGCCAACGGTTACAATACCAAGCCTTTCACGGTGGAAAAGCAGCTGGAAACCGATGCACTGGCGTATGTCCGGGAACATCTGGATGAGGCAATGGGGCACGAATACGTCCTTTTGGGCGGTCATGTCGGCTTTGTGGATGCAGATCTGTTCCGTTACACAACCTATTCGGTCATCCGCTGCAAAGATCACGAAGTATTCACCTCGGACTTTGTGAAGAACTGGATCCTCCGCAACAACGTTGAGCTGATCACATACCGTGACCTGAAATAA
- a CDS encoding PTS system mannose/fructose/sorbose family transporter subunit IID, whose product MPNKQNTISPEEKKILNKCYWGSLSCMRTTSNVVGQGRAMVLSTAPVIEKYYQDDEAKKEALTRHASEYINTNQTMYGLLAGIACAMEKERAEKGNVEPGTITSVIASLMGPLAGIGDSFFFNCVRVIVAGIAIGIAADGNLLGPLLFVAMFGFGLLALKYVLFMTGYRTGTSLIDQASESGIISMLMEVAGILGAMMVGVLIASNIKINIALAPVVNGAEINIQGILDNVMPGLLSLVLWWGSYKALQKGLTPVKLIFIIMGGCILLSLVGIL is encoded by the coding sequence ATGCCTAATAAGCAGAATACGATTTCGCCGGAAGAAAAAAAGATCCTGAACAAATGCTATTGGGGCTCTCTGTCCTGCATGCGCACCACCAGCAATGTGGTTGGTCAGGGACGTGCCATGGTGCTGTCCACGGCACCGGTTATTGAAAAATATTATCAGGATGACGAAGCCAAAAAAGAAGCGCTTACCCGCCACGCTTCAGAGTACATCAACACAAACCAGACCATGTATGGTCTGTTGGCAGGCATTGCCTGTGCAATGGAAAAGGAACGCGCAGAAAAGGGCAACGTGGAACCCGGCACGATCACCAGTGTCATTGCATCCCTGATGGGCCCCCTGGCCGGTATTGGTGACTCGTTCTTCTTCAACTGTGTCCGTGTTATCGTAGCCGGCATCGCCATCGGAATTGCAGCCGACGGCAATCTTCTTGGACCACTGCTGTTTGTAGCAATGTTCGGCTTCGGTCTTCTTGCACTCAAGTATGTGCTGTTCATGACCGGTTACCGCACCGGCACCTCTTTGATCGATCAGGCTTCGGAATCCGGCATTATTTCTATGCTGATGGAAGTTGCCGGCATTCTGGGTGCCATGATGGTCGGTGTTCTGATTGCTTCCAATATCAAGATCAACATTGCTCTGGCACCGGTGGTCAACGGCGCAGAAATCAACATTCAGGGCATTCTGGACAATGTGATGCCTGGTCTGCTCAGCCTTGTTCTCTGGTGGGGTAGCTATAAGGCTCTGCAGAAGGGCCTGACCCCAGTCAAACTGATCTTCATCATTATGGGTGGATGCATTTTGCTCTCGCTGGTTGGTATTCTGTAA
- a CDS encoding PTS mannose/fructose/sorbose/N-acetylgalactosamine transporter subunit IIC — protein MLVPALLVAFAYWITWLIDGILGWQTMTRPIVLGTVIGWLCGDLKTGVIMGASLEAVYMGISGIGGSLAADYRSGTAVGVGLAILSGISMEEGIAIAVPIGALCLGLMPVTTMVGNLMEVPLMNAAKQGDVKKYNRLVWFQAIVLQHLLDTAVIFLCCYFGSTVITTTFDAIPAWLMNGLSASGGMLVVVGLALTTQAIFSKYTVPFVLVGFVLTKYLAMPVLSVAILGFVCAYMVFDRSRALKQVENTVGGDDFYA, from the coding sequence ATGTTAGTTCCTGCATTGCTTGTAGCGTTTGCTTACTGGATCACATGGCTGATTGACGGCATTTTGGGATGGCAGACCATGACCCGCCCGATCGTGCTGGGCACAGTGATCGGTTGGCTCTGCGGTGATCTGAAGACCGGCGTTATAATGGGTGCCTCGCTGGAAGCTGTTTATATGGGCATTTCCGGCATCGGCGGCTCTCTCGCAGCCGATTATCGTTCGGGTACGGCAGTTGGCGTGGGCCTCGCGATCCTGTCCGGGATCTCCATGGAGGAGGGCATTGCAATCGCAGTTCCGATCGGTGCTCTGTGCCTTGGCCTGATGCCGGTCACCACAATGGTTGGCAACCTGATGGAAGTGCCCCTGATGAACGCCGCCAAGCAGGGCGATGTCAAAAAGTACAACCGTCTGGTCTGGTTCCAGGCCATCGTGCTCCAGCACCTGCTGGATACTGCCGTCATCTTCCTGTGCTGCTACTTCGGATCCACCGTGATCACGACCACATTCGATGCGATCCCCGCCTGGCTGATGAATGGTCTGTCGGCATCCGGCGGCATGCTGGTGGTCGTCGGCCTGGCGCTGACGACCCAGGCCATTTTCTCGAAGTACACCGTACCGTTCGTTCTGGTTGGCTTTGTTCTGACCAAATATCTGGCAATGCCGGTGCTCTCCGTGGCAATCCTCGGCTTTGTCTGTGCCTACATGGTCTTTGATCGTTCTCGTGCTCTGAAGCAGGTTGAAAATACGGTTGGAGGTGACGATTTCTATGCCTAA
- a CDS encoding PTS system mannose/fructose/N-acetylgalactosamine-transporter subunit IIB, giving the protein MIALLRIDERLIHGQVATSWSKALDIDTIVCASDEAAQNPLKKKMLLIAAPPGKKTHVRSVDEVIGLLQDPRAERMKIFLLTDNPKDALKLVSALGLKNVNLGNYHNRKAEHTASVSMYVQLDRDDLGALKEISERVADAYVQSLPSTEKTSLKAFVAAAEKADWK; this is encoded by the coding sequence ATGATTGCTTTGCTCAGAATTGATGAACGTCTGATCCATGGTCAGGTTGCAACCAGCTGGTCAAAGGCATTGGACATCGACACCATCGTATGTGCAAGCGACGAAGCGGCCCAGAACCCGCTCAAAAAGAAAATGCTGCTGATTGCAGCGCCGCCGGGCAAAAAGACCCATGTTCGCAGCGTGGACGAGGTGATCGGACTTCTGCAGGATCCGCGCGCAGAACGCATGAAGATTTTTTTGCTGACGGACAACCCCAAGGATGCGCTGAAACTGGTTTCGGCGCTGGGACTGAAAAATGTCAACTTGGGTAATTACCACAACCGCAAGGCAGAACATACCGCAAGCGTTTCTATGTATGTGCAGTTGGATCGGGACGATCTTGGTGCATTGAAGGAGATCAGCGAACGTGTTGCGGACGCTTATGTCCAAAGCCTGCCCTCGACTGAAAAAACGTCCCTGAAGGCCTTTGTTGCAGCAGCGGAAAAGGCTGATTGGAAATAA